One region of Alosa alosa isolate M-15738 ecotype Scorff River chromosome 1, AALO_Geno_1.1, whole genome shotgun sequence genomic DNA includes:
- the LOC125303332 gene encoding G2/M phase-specific E3 ubiquitin-protein ligase-like produces MAEERALVVDFSCHGNARIEEDCGKLHSSAWHAGFTESDLFWLPVRQISVGIMNMKDGALKPVRGMVLPLIVHPLVEAEQLSKAAEQKMKDFNKNLQDGLYFLLYPDGTKIVNIPGTKTPFTLQAYKDALGKAFQRITVYICSAQDFYSQDISTDSSDTEVTITSGSAAKICSADTVAELSDSDAPGTSGGAMGTACYSKYTELYAPIVIEDDEDSDSEGASQDFVKDPEGEHKSVSEIIANLALQIDHKAISRFNICRSEIWDGAVRGFKRGTFSEAKDLLVKFSDDEGRFEEGLDTGGPKREFLSLLMKTLSSRPIFDGPPESRYIVYNSTAIREDEYRLAGMMIAVSIVNGGPAPNFLSQDLVNYISGQPTFKGSVGDITDEEIGKVLKEIQNASSLETLQDLIVGNSTMLQTAGCFRHIKSVKEKDSVVTEYLKWYIIDRNHSAIERFKDGLGSLQFLSALQQYPTVLTPVLCHSDTKLSAADIESLFKPELSLKGSNMRAQQNKTISFWADYLLDCEANESAITLEEIFMFATGLPRCLLLGWTLSHACNSFQIQNTPWPTHVQTL; encoded by the exons ATGGCAGAGGAAAGGGCTCTGGTTGTGGACTTTAGTTGCCATGGTAACGCGCGCATAGAAGAAGACTGTGGGAAGTTGCACTCGTCTGCTTGGCATGCTGGATTCACCGAGTCTGATTTGTTCTGGTTGCCTGTTCGACAA atttctgtTGGCATTATGAATATGAAAGATGGAGCGCTGAAACCTGTGAGAGGGATGGTGTTACCACTTATAGTACACCCACTGGTGGAAGCTGAGCAATTGTCTAAAGCTGCCGAACAAAAAATGAAGGACTTTAACAAAAATTTACAAGATGGTCTGTACTTTCTTCTTTACCCTGATGGCACAAAGATAGTTAACATTCCTGGAACAAAGACACCCTTCACTCTCCAAGCCTACAAAGATGCACTTGGGAAAGCATTCCAAAGGATCACTGTATATATTTGTTCAGCTCAAGATTTCTATT CTCAGGACATTAGCACAGACTCATCAGATACAGAGGTGACCATAACAAGTGGAAGTGCTGCTAAAATTTGTTCAGCAGATACTGTA GCTGAGCTTTCTGACTCAGATGCCCCAGGAACATCAGGAGGTGCAATGGGCACTGCATGCTACAG CAAATACACAGAATTGTATGCACCCATTGTAATTGAGGATGACGAGGACTCAGACAGTGAAGGAGCCAGTCAAGATTTTGTTAAAGATCCAGA GGGGGAACACAAGTCTGTTTCAGAAATAATTGCAAACCTGGCACTCCAGATTGACCACAAGGCCATTAGCAGATTTAACATCTGCCGCTCTGAGATCTGGGATGGAGCTGTGAGAGGGTTCAAAAGAGGAACCTTCTCTGAAGCAAAGGACCTTCTAGTGAAGTTTTCGGATGATGAAGGGAGGTTTGAAGAAGGACTTGACACAGGCGGTCCAAAAAGAGAATTCCTCTCTCTTCTGATGAAAACCCTGAGTTCAAGACCTATATTTGATGGACCTCCTGAGAGCCGTTACATTGTGTACAATTCAACAG CAATCAGGGAGGATGAATATAGATTGGCAGGGATGATGATAGCCGTGTCCATAGTCAATGGTGGACCTGCCCCAAATTTTCTCTCCCAGGATCTGGTCAACTACATCTCAGGGCAGCCAACTTTCAAAGGTTCGGTAGGAGACATTACAGATGAAGAAATAGGGAAAGTTTTAAAAGAG ATCCAGAATGCATCCTCACTGGAGACCCTACAAGACCTAATTGTAGGGAACAGCACCATGTTGCAGACTGCAGGCTGCTTCAGACACATTAAGTCTGTGAAGGAAAAGGACTCTGTTGTGACGGAGTACCTTAAGTGGTACATAATTGACAGGAATCACAGTGCAATTGAAAG ATTCAAGGATGGGCTTGGCAGTCTGCAGTTTTTATCAGCCCTCCAGCAGTATCCCACTGTCCTGACCCCAGTCCTCTGTCATTCGGATACAAAGTTATCTGCTGCAGATATTGAAAGTCTTTTCAAACCAGAACTTAGTCTGAAAGGAAGTAACATGAGGGCTCAGCAGAACAAGACAATAAGTTTCTGGGCAGACTACCTGCTAGATTGTGAAG CAAATGAGAGTGCCATAACCTTGGAAGAGATCTTCATGTTTGCCACAGGCCTACCACGATGCCTCCTTCTGGGATGGACCCTCAGCCATGCCTGCAAttcatttcaaattcaaaatacCCCATGGCcaacacatgtgcaaacactttAA
- the gjc2 gene encoding gap junction protein gamma 2, which translates to MSWSFLTRLLEEIHNHSTFVGKVWLTVLIIFRIVLTAVGGESIYSDEQTKFTCNTKQPGCDNVCYDSFAPLSHVRFWVFQIIMISTPSVMYLGYAIHKIARSSEDERRKFHRYQRKNHNSRWRDSHPLEQVLEEEEDDDAEPMIYEDALEVQEAKPDVTNVPSRDLQKHDGRRRIVQEGLMKIYVIQLLSRAIFEIGFLVGQYLLYGFRVNPSYVCNKIPCPHRVDCFISRPTEKTIFLLIMYVVSCLCLVLNVCEMFHLGIGAFRDNLRRRRNKGRQPAYSYSYSRNIPASPPGYNLVIKSDKPGKMPNSLISHEQNMANVAQEQHCISPDENIPTDLASLHRHLRVAQEQLDMAFQTYNTKNNPQTSRTSSPVSGGTMAEQNRVNTAQEKQGARPKAATEKAGTIVKNGKTSVWI; encoded by the coding sequence ATGAGTTGGAGCTTCCTCACACGTCTTCTGGAAGAGATCCACAACCACTCCACCTTTGTGGGGAAAGTGTGGCTGACTGTTCTCATCATCTTCCGCATTGTGCTGACCGCCGTTGGGGGCGAGTCCATCTACTCGGACGAGCAAACCAAATTCACCTGCAACACCAAGCAGCCTGGCTGCGACAACGTGTGCTATGACTCATTCGCACCTCTCTCACACGTCCGGTTCTGGGTCTTTCAGATCATCATGATATCTACACCCTCTGTCATGTACCTAGGCTACGCCATCCACAAAATCGCTCGCTCTTCAGAGGATGAGCGGCGAAAGTTCCACAGGTACCAAAGGAAGAACCACAACAGTCGCTGGCGAGACAGCCATCCACTAGAACAGGTGcttgaagaggaagaggatgacgaTGCAGAGCCGATGATCTACGAAGATGCTTTGGAAGTGCAGGAGGCAAAGCCTGACGTGACCAACGTTCCCAGTAGGGATCTGCAGAAGCATGACGGACGGCGGAGGATCGTGCAGGAGGGCCTGATGAAGATCTACGTGATTCAGCTCTTGTCCCGCGCCATCTTCGAGATCGGCTTCCTCGTGGGCCAGTACCTCCTGTACGGCTTCCGAGTCAATCCGTCCTACGTGTGCAATAAGATCCCGTGTCCCCACAGGGTGGACTGCTTTATCTCGCGGCCCACGGAGAAGACCATCTTCCTGCTCATCATGTATGTGGTCAGTTGCCTGTGCCTGGTGCTCAACGTTTGCGAGATGTTTCACCTGGGCATTGGCGCCTTCAGAGACAATCTCCGCAGACGGAGGAACAAAGGTCGGCAGCCTGCCTACAGTTACTCTTACTCGAGGAACATCCCAGCATCGCCCCCGGGATACAACCTGGTCATTAAGTCCGACAAACCTGGCAAGATGCCCAACAGTCTCATATCGCACGAGCAGAACATGGCGAACGTGGCCCAAGAGCAGCACTGCATAAGCCCTGATGAGAACATCCCCACTGACTTGGCCAGTCTACATCGCCACCTACGGGTGGCCCAGGAGCAGTTGGATATGGCCTTTCAGACTTACAACACCAAAAACAACCCTCAGACCTCCAGAACCAGCAGCCCAGTATCAGGGGGCACCATGGCCGAACAGAACCGGGTCAACACGGCCCAGGAAAAGCAGGGGG